One window of Cydia pomonella isolate Wapato2018A chromosome 5, ilCydPomo1, whole genome shotgun sequence genomic DNA carries:
- the LOC133518066 gene encoding hypodermin-B-like, whose protein sequence is MAVRLLIMICGLKLVIGKQEGFIVGGAYVDSVKEFPHVAALYTLYSEGEGDDFCGSSILNQKILLTAAHCLDGVVKVTAFVGSVDWKKGKLHRIDRYQRHKQFDINTVSYDIGLVRLKQPLLLGKTVKRVILMKTPPKVKIAEAAGWGLTDEVNKIDTNLLKHTKQKLWTLQECRKVLPVAPNGTICGGEKNVKKNFLSFGDSGSGLLVNKSIIIGIGSFKFLKITNSLLVFTDVAYFYNWILVESRRVACSQ, encoded by the exons ATGGCAGTAAGACTGTTAATCATGATATGTGGCTTGAAATTAGTAATAGGGAAACAAGAAGGTTTCATAGTCGGAGGTGCTTATGTTGATTCTGTTAAAGAATTCCCTCATGTCGCTGCTTTGTATACACTTTATAGCGAGGGAGAGGGAGACGATTTTTGTGGATCGTCCATATTGAACCAAAAGATTCTATTAACTGCTGCCCACTGTCTTGATGGCGTCGTGAAAGTAACAGCATTTGTGGGAAGCGTAGACTGGAAGAAAGGAAAACTACACCGTATTGACCGCTACCAGCGGCACAAACAATTTGATATAAACACTGTCAGTTACGATATAGGCTTAGTTAGGCTGAAGCAACCGTTGTTATTAGGGAAGACTGTGAAAAGAGTGATATTAATGAAGACACCGCCAAAAGTAAAAATAGCGGAAGCGGCTGGTTGGGGGCTAACTGAC GAAGTAAACAAAATTGATACAAATCTACTTAAGCACACAAAACAAAAGCTGTGGACTCTTCAAGAGTGCAGGAAAGTGTTGCCCGTAGCCCCCAATGGAACGATTTGCGGCGGCGAGAAAAATGTCAAGAAAAATTTCTTATCTTT TGGAGATTCCGGGAGTGGCCTCCTAGTtaataaaagtataattatCGGAATAGGATCCTTTAAATTCCTCAAAATTACGAACAGTCTGTTGGTGTTCACGGACGTCGCATACTTCTACAACTGGATATTGGTCGAATCGAGACGAGTAGCATGCTCTCAATAA
- the LOC133518065 gene encoding trypsin epsilon-like produces MELRLIIICGLKFVIGKQEGFIVGGAYVDSLKDFPHVVALSTIYHTFSEEEGQTTENNFCGSSILNQKILLTAAHCLDDVVKVTAFSGSVDWKKGKLHRIDRYQRHKQWDPKTIINDIALVRLKKPLSFGETVKRVILMKNPPKAKIAELTGWGVTDVVYYKQSSILKHTKLKLWTLKECRKVLSMAPNGTICGGEKNAKKNFAFYGDSGGGLLVNKNIIIGIVSFGDQKPARSLGVYTDVSYFYDWILVQSRRLECSP; encoded by the exons ATGGAATTAAGACTAATAATCATATGTGGCTTAAAATTTGTAATTGGAAAACAAGAAGGTTTCATAGTCGGAGGTGCTTATGTTGATTCTCTTAAAGATTTCCCTCATGTTGTTGCTTTGTCGACCATCTATCATACTTTTAGTGAAGAAGAAGGTCAGACGACAGAGAATAATTTTTGTGGATCGTCCATATTGAACCAAAAGATTTTGTTAACTGCCGCCCACTGTCTTGATGATGTCGTGAAAGTAACAGCATTTTCGGGAAGCGTAGACTGGAAGAAGGGAAAACTACATCGCATTGACCGATACCAGCGGCACAAACAATGGGATCCAAAAACTATCATTAATGATATAGCCTTAGTTAGGCTGAAGAAACCGTTGTCATTCGGAGAGACAGTGAAGAGAGTGATATTAATGAAGAACCCGCCAAAAGCAAAAATAGCGGAATTGACTGGTTGGGGCGTAACTGAC GTAGTGTACTACAAGCAATCAAGTATACTTAAGCACACAAAACTAAAGCTATGGACTTTAAAAGAGTGCAGAAAAGTCTTGTCAATGGCACCCAATGGAACCATTTGCGGCGGCGAGAAAAACGCCAAGAAAAATTTCGCTTTTTA TGGAGATTCTGGCGGTGGACTCCtagttaacaaaaatataattattgggATTGTCTCCTTTGGAGACCAAAAACCTGCGCGCAGTCTGGGGGTCTACACGGACGTCTCATACTTCTACGATTGGATTTTGGTCCAATCGAGACGATTGGAATGCTCTCcataa